A stretch of DNA from Thermodesulfobacteriota bacterium:
ATCCGGCCATTATCAGGAAGGAAATTGCGTCGTTTATCGATATAGAGTCTTTTTCCCTTTTGTATATTACGCTCAGTGTTCCCGTTATGTTTTCATGACCTTTAATCGGAACGCACAGTAAAGAGAACCTGGCAATAGTATCGTCATCGAATCGCATCCCTTTCCACAATGACGGCTCGTCCCTTATATCCGGTATCACGATCGGAGAGCCGGTTTTGAAAACTTTACCTACGATACCCTCGCCGGATTTGAACCTTGTCTGGTTTTTGACGTCCACACCGAGAGACACCGCCGTGTAGAGCTCGTTCGAATGCTTGTCGTAAAGGACGATAGTGCCGTTCCTCATGCCCAGGAATTTATCCAGTACGTTAATTACGGAATTGAGAGAATGATGCAGATTGAGGGTGGACGTCAGTATCTTGCCGATTTCATATATCGTTGTCAGCTCGAGCGATGCTTTTGTATTCTCAACCATCTGTTCCGCCTTCGAAATAGAGAATCCCTTATATACAAATTGTGCAATTTGCGTGCCAGAATGTCTGGTTATAAGCCACCGTGATTATAGTAGTAGATATCTTTTGAGAGGGCTGTAATGCCCACATATTAGGCATCGGAAAAATATTATAGGCATTTTTAGAAATGAGCCGGGGGTCGTTTCGAGGATTTATGAACAAAGTAATCGCACCTCGATGTGCGTGAACGGCACGGAAATTCCGCCTGCCTCTGGGGCTAATGCAATGAACCACGATTAAAAACAGTTTCTCCAGGATTATTACGTCCAGTTATCATTACTATCAATCAGGCATACTAAAACGGGAAATCCGGTCACGGCAGGTTGCATGACCGTTATGGAGGATCATATGTCGCAGGAAAAAAAGCCGGCCGCAATCGATGCGCACGATGCGCCGCTCCGTATAAAGCCGACCAACTATCCCGAGCCGTTCGCTTCGCGTATGGCGGGCAGGGAGAAGCGCCCGCTGGGCGATCTCTTCGGGATTACCAATTTCGGCGTCAACCTGACGCGGCTGAAGCCGGGGGCGATGTCGTCGATACGGCACTGCCATTCGAAGCAGGACGAGTTTATATACGTGCTGGGCGGAGCTCCGACGCTGCACACCGACGAAGGCCGCACCGTTCTCTCCCCGGGAATGTGCGCCGGATTCGAGGCAGGCGACGGTAACGGCCATCACCTCGTCAACGAAACCGGCGAGGATGTGTTCTACCTCGAAATCGGCGACAGAGCCCCCGGGGATGAGGTGCGCTACCCGGACGACGATCTCCAGGCGCTGCTCGTGGAGGGCAAATGGAAATTCGTTCATAAAGACGGAACGGCTTACTGATATATAACAGCGTCGAGGTGACTAAACCCGGGTAAAAACTGATGCCGTACCTTTCTGTCGGGTAGGGTGGAAGGATTATCCCGATATCCGCGTCGCCGTCCGGTTACCTCACCCTCTCGGAAAGCGCGGTAGTAAGCCGCTTGTGGGCCTCGGACCTGTCCGCTTTATCCAAATGAACGTCGAGTATGTAGAAATTTTTAGTGTCCTTAATGGCCGTGGCGAGCGCTTCCTGAAGCTCGTCCTCGGTGTGTACGTCGAAGCCGACGCCCTTATTCAGAACGCCGGGTATACGGCTGTGTCTCCAGGGGTGTATGTCGTTGAATGTACCGTCCAGCATGGGCCGCTCGGTGCCGTAGCCTTCATTGTTGAACACGACGACAATCGGGTTCTGGCCGAACCTGGCTATTGTCGAAAGCTCCATGCCGGTCATCTGAAAGGCGCCGTCGCCGACGAGAACGAGCGGCCGGAGGTCGGGCCTCGCCATCTGCACTCCGAGGCTCGCCGGCACGGCGAAACCGAGCGAGCAGTAATAAGCGGGGCACAAAAATTCCGTCTCCATCTGGATGACCATGTCCAGGGCCCCGAGCATGGCGTCGCCCGGGTCGGCTATTACGACCGTCTTTTCGCCGAGACAGGAATTGAGTGTTTTGAACAGGTAGCTCACGCTTATTTTCTTTCCCTTCACCGGCTTCGGGCGTTTCGGCAAGGGAGGATTCGGTATCCTCGCATTTTTCCTCCGCTTTATGCCTCCCTTTAAAAGGCCGTCCATGAAGTCGTGAATGCTTACTTCTTCATATGCGTGATGTCTGATCGCTATCCCCTCGCTCGTGGCGCAGATCGAGTGGGCTCTGTCGATGTTCGCCGTATAAATCCCGAGGTTGACGTCGGTCATAAATGTGCCGAGGAGGATCATGCAGTCGCTCGACTCCACGTATTGACGGACGGCCTCCCTCCCCATCGCCCCTTCGTAGACGCCCATGCAAAGCGGGTGGGTCTCGCTTATAACCGACTTGCCCAGTATCGTCGTCGCGAGAGGGATGTTCGTTTTGCCGAGGAGCTCGAGAAGCCTGTCCTGAAGGCCGAACCTGTGTATTTCGACGCCTGCGATTATTACCGGTTTCCTCGATTTGTTTATGATCGCGACCACTTCCCCTATGGCCTCTTCCAGGGTTTCGGTCTCGCTGCCGGCGGCCTCGGGCCGCCTGGCCTTATAGGGCTTTACCGGAAGTGATACCATGTCGCGCGGGATCTCTATGTACACGGGTCTCTTGTACTTTACAGCGGAGTCGAGGACCCTGTCGATTTCGGGGGCGGCGGTTTCGGGGTCGTCGATGAGTGCGGAATCCATGGTCAGCTCCCGGAAAACCTTGTATTGTGTGTCGAACTCCCTGACTTTATGATGAAGGAGGGGGTTTTTTGTACGCTCCTTAAGGCCCGGTGCCCCGCTTATGACGACCACGGGGGATTTCTCCGCGAATGCCTGTGCCGTCGTATTCGCCACCTTGAGTCCGCCGACGCCGTACGTTATACAGACAACGCCGAGTCCTTTTACTCTCGCGTAGGCATCGGCCGCAAACCCGGCGCCCTGTTCGTCGCTGGTGTTAATCAGCTCCAGCCTGCTTTTCTCGAGCTCCTTGAAGAAGCCGAGGGCGTAGTCGCCCGGGACACCGAATACGTGACGGACGCCGCGCTCGTAGAGTTTATTTATGAGATATTCGCCGACTTTTACCTGCTTTGACACCTGAGCTCCCGTTATCGAATTTACATCCGCTAAATTTAATGCCACATCGATCCAAATCAAAATATTTTTTGCCGATCCGCCGCCGCGCCGCGAACGTGAAATTAAAAGCACATAATTCCTGGAAAAGACATATATTTACGGACAAATGAATTTTTTAACGGTTTCGGAGAACATCTGTTGAGGAGCGTGTCGAGTGATGAGCGTAAAGAAATTTTCTTTATTTTTGCGAGCTTGCTAATTACTGCTCTCGCTAGCGGGGCGGCGTTGGCGGCAAATCCGGATAAGTGCGAGCCGGCGGAGGAATTTCTGATTCTGAAAAATCAGCAATACGCGCTCTGCGCAAATGCCACTTGTATCACCTTTAACCAGGTTGCCTACTGTGGATGCGATCTCTTGAAAGGAGACAGCATTAGCCTTCCTTTCGACTTCGGCGACGGGGAGAACGTATGCACGGTAAACCAGGACGGCAGGGGGAACGGCTACAGGGTCAGCACATACAGCGTTCCGAAGAGAAGCGTGTTTCCTGAAGGCGACTACGCCCTGTATACATGCCCGGGAGAGCTCAACAAGGGTAAATACGGCGGCGTTGCGGCCGCGTCCGGTTCGTACGCGCAGTGCGACGGCGGGCTCTGCTTCGTGAGCACCAAGGGCAGGAATTTCCCCGGTCTCGATAAGCTCGGCAAGAAAGAGCTTGTATGCTCGTGCCCGATAACCACGAGCTGCGAGGGGTCGGACGCCAGCCCGGAAGGCCACCAGATGGGCGGCCCGTACGACAGCGCCGCCGGCGGTTGCGATCCGAACGCGTGCCTCAAGTGCGATGCGGCCCGATTGACGAATGCACAGTGCGAAACGTCGAATCCCGCAGGCTTTATAGGGATTCAGGAAAATGTTCCGGTCGGATCGGCTGCAGGGACCCCGGCCATCTTATCCTGTCTTCTATTGGACGGCGACGTGCCGAGGCTCAACAGCTGCTTCTGTTCCTGTGACGAGGTTAACGAGGACGGTAGCTGCGCCGAGTGGAGCGTACACGACGAGTCGCCCCTGGATGTCCGCTGCGATTTGTGAAGAGAGCGGATTTTCGGCTGAATATAATATGATGAATATAATATTCGGAGCGTAGAGAGGAAGTAACATGGAGATGACTATGAAAATACTATTCGGTTTTTCGGCGGCGGCATTGATCCTGGCGTTCGTATTGATCGGAGGGCCGGCAACGGCATCGGCACAGGACATAACTTCGGACAGTTTAGTCGGGAAATGGAAGGACCCGGACGAGGGCGCGGTAGTGCAGATAGAGAATAAAGGCGGCTATTACGAAGGCGCTATTGTCGAAGATGCGCAGCATCCTGACGGAGTATCCACGAAAATTTTCAAAGACCTCGTGTATGACAGCGAGAAAGGAATTTGGAAAGGCCAGGTGTACTCGGTCAAAAAGAAAAAAGATTACGATGTCGAAATCAAGATGACCGACAACGCCTCGTTCACGATGAAGGTAAAAGCGGGGATCGTCTCCAAGACCATCGTCTGGAGCAGGGTTCAGTAATACCGATTCGGCGTTCCGTATTTATACTCGGCGTCCCGTATTGGTCTTCCGCCCTATGCGACACCCGCGGGCAGTGACCGCGTTCGCCTTGCCGGAATTTTGGCCCACACTTGCAGGGATCGGGTAGATATTATTTCTCTCCGGATTAATGTAATATTTTTCGGGGAGGTAATCCGGGGCAGATTAAATATATGCGAAGGAGAGGCGAAATGAAAATTTCGAAGGCTTTGATTTTAGCGGTAGTTGTTTGTCTCGCTTATGCAGGTTCGGCCCTTGCGGATAACGTTCCCTCGGGGACGATATCGATAGACGAGACGCAGTTCGGGCTGATTATAGGCGGCAGCGAGGGAAGCGGTATCCTTAACTACCAGGGCTCGGAGTACATCTTCAAGACGAGCGGGATAAAGGTTGGGGGAGTCGGCGTTGCAAAAATATCGGCCGCCGGAGAGGTTTATAATCTCTCCAACCTCGGCCAGTTTCCCGGTACGTACGTCGCGGGAGATTACGGCATCGCGCTCGGCGGCGGAGCCGGCGGAGTCGTATTGAAAAACGAAAACGGCGTTCTCCTGAAGCTCCATTCCACGATGGAAGGGGTCGATCTTAGCGCCGGCGTATCGGGCGTAACCATTAAGCTCGAAGCCGCCGTGCCTCCAGCCGACGAGGATTAGGAAAAAGGTTCGTGCATAAAGCCATATCTGGCTGATTATAGCTGATATCCAGATGGATGAGCCGGTTCTTCATCGGGGACCGGCTTTGCTCAGGGTTGCGGAAGGTGACTCGTCGTAAAGGCTCTTGTATTCCACCGAGAATCTGCCGAAGTGCCAGAAATGCCATCTTACGGCTATTTCGGTCACGGTAGTTCTTTTAGGGTCCGCATTTATCAGATCTCTCCGGACCCCCGCATATCTCACCAGGCGAAGATATTTGATCGGGCTTATGCCGTAGAATTCCTGAAAGGCGTAGTATAGTGTCCGCATTTTTACGCCGAGCGCGGAGCAGAGATCGAGCAGGTGCAGAGGCTCATAGGAATTGGCTTTAAGGAAATCGATAGAGCGCTTGATAATAAACTCGTGAGATATTGAGCCTCTTTTGTTACGGGCAGCGGGCGCGTCGAGCGTTCGACTGAGAACGGCAAGCTGGATTTCCAGCACCGAGTGCTCGATACCTTTTCTAATGTCGCGGTTCTCGAATAATGGGGCATTTCCTTCCGCGAGCCTCGCAATCTCCCTGACCGTGGCGCGAAAACTATCGATCGATAGCAGGTTCCCGCAGGTAAGGCATGACGCTGCGCCGGTACTCGTTTTCAGCTTTCCTTTGATAGGGTCGAGGATGCATTCTTCAAAGTAAGAAGGGCTTATCGTTATATAAGACCACGTGCAGGGCCCTTCGTTAAATGCGAAGTGCTCCGTATTGTTCCCGTATACGAGGAATTTCCTGTTATCCAGCTGGTGTCCGTTACATTTTGTCGGAGTTTCCCTGTCGATCTTGTAGAGCAGTCCGTATCTTTCCCTGTCGCTGGTGGCGTTTGATATACAACCCGATCCGTAGCTCCCGATCTGGAGGTTGATGTTGTCGAGGGAAAGTCTTATCAGACTCGACGATGATTGTGTAGGACGGATCTGAATAAGCTCGATGTCGGCATGTTTTATATGCAGAGCCAATTCTTCGAGCTCAGCGGTTTCGATTCTGTTCAGACAACCTGCATCAGGCACCGGCGCATCCCCATTGTTTGCATTTTGTTAATTGCAATATTCGGATAGACGGTAAGTTATCACGAAAGTATAATCGAATTCACAGGTGTCCGGCAATAAGGAGAAATATATATCTTTCTGTGGGTATTACCGATGTTTGAAGACCGCGATACCTGATCCTGATTGGAATAACATTAAGAGATATTGTAGTGCAATTTCGACATTAAGACAGTATGGGGGGCTATCTTGAATCTTAAAAAAGCAGCAGTTTTCTATTTTGTCCTGGCATTTCTTCTAACTGCGCCGACGGCCTTTTCGCAGGATTCTCCAGGGGCCCCGGGCTCGCCTTCTTCTCCTGTAATCGATCCCAAGGTCAGGGAGCTCCTTCAAAAAATGGGTGACGTGATCAAGAACTCGAAGCAATTCAGCTTCCATGCCGAGATTTTATACGACGATATTCTTCCATCCGGGCAAAAGATACAATTTGCGGCCGCTCAGGATATGGATGTAAAAAGACCGGACAAGGTGTTTACCAAATACCAGAGCGACGTCGAATCCAGGGAGTTCTGGTACGACGGGAAGAGCTTTACCTTATTGGACCTGACCAAAAATTTATACTCGACCGTGAAGGCCGAGCCGACTATAGACGGCACGCTTCAGGAAATCATCAACAAGTACGGCTATACCCCGGCTCTCAGCGATTTCCTCTACAGCGATCCATACAAAACGCTCATGGAAAACGTGCTATCCGGTTTTTATGTCGGCCCGGGGGACGTAAATGGAACGGAATGCTACCATCTGGCTTTCGTCGAGAAGTATATAGACTGGCAGATATGGATAGAGGCGGGGGATAAGCCGCTGGTCAGAAAGGTTGTAATTACTTATAAAACGGTCCCCGAGTCTCCGCAGTATACGGCGGTATTTTCGGATTGGAAATTTAATAAATCGTTAGCCGATTCGTTTTTCGAGCCCAAAATTCCCGAGGGCGCCAAAGAGATAGATATGGTGATTTTGAAAAACGTCAGTATAAAAGGAGGACGCTGATGTTGGAACGCTCTTCGTACAGGAATCATCTTAAAACAGCCGTTACTTTTTTGATCGTTCTGCTGTTGGCATGTACCTCGTCGGTGCTGTTTGCGGACCCTGCGCTAGCGAGGTTCGGCGGCGGAGGTTTTCGAGGGGGCGGGGGGGGAGGATTCAGCGGCGGGGGGTTCGGGGGCGGGGGCTACTCGGGACCGCGCTTCCGCGAGGGCTTCTTCCGCAGCAGGGGGTTCGGGAGTATAAACGCATCCGACCACAGCTTCGGCGGCGCGGGCAACTGGAACGGGAGCATGGAAAATGCCGACAGGTCCGGGAATTTCTCGGCCAACAGGCAGAGCTTTCAGTCGGGCGATGGCTCGATGAGCCAGCGTCAGCAGCAGAGACAGAGCAGCATACAGAGCACGACGGGTGAGAACCAGCAGCAGAGGCAGGATTGGAGCAGTCAAAACCAGCAGAGCAGGCAGGACTGGAGCGGACAAAACCAGCAGGACAGGCAGAATACCTGGAACAACACCTACAATCATAACTATTATAACGACCACTGGAACAATTACTGGTACGGCGGTGATTATTACCACGGATGGTCGGGATATTATTCGGGTCTTGCTCTCGGGGCCGCGGCGGGCGTAGCCGTCGGGGCGGCGATTGCAAGCGTGCCCCCGAGCTCGACTACCGTTTACGTACAGGGGAATCCCTTTTATTATTCGGGCGGCGTGTATTACATGCCCCAGGGCTCGCAATACGTAGTCGTCCCTCCGCCTATGGGTGCCGTTATAACTACACTCCCATCGAGCTGCACTGCTATATATTCCGGCGAAACGGCTTATTACAACTGCGGTGGCGCTTATTACTCGCAGGTAAGTCAAGGCTACCAGGTCATTTCACCACCCATAGGTGCGACTGTCAACACGCTTCCGAACGGCGCCGTCTCGGAAACGGTGAACGGCGTCACCTATTATTCCTTTGGCGGGGCGTATTATCAGCCCTACTACAGCGGCGGGAGCGTTATATACAGGATTGTCCCTAACCCGAAACAGTGATAAAAACGGAGGCTTTATGAATAGCAGATCAGTATTTCTCGTATTACTTTCATGTTTATTTTTGCTTGCGGGATGCGCCCGGCCACAGGGAGATACACCGGAGCAAAAGAGGGAATATGTCCTCAACATGGCGAATGAAACACTGGAGGAGCTTTACGCGAATAATCCCGAGGCCGGGCAGTTGGTCGAAAGGGCGGTAGGCTACGCGGTATTCAGCGATATAAACACACAGCTCCTGTATTTCGGCACGGGAAACGGGTATGGAGTGGTCACCGACAACTCGGACGGATTCAAAACGTACATGAGAATGGGCGAGGCGAGCGCAGGGCTCGGCGTCGCGCTCACCGACTTCCGCGAGGTAATAATCTTCAACGATGAAGGCGTTTACAGCAATTTCGTAACCGAAGGCTGGAATTTCGGAGCGCAGGGACAGGCAGCGGCAAAGTACCAGGGCAGCGGCGCGGCGGCATCGGGAGAAGTTCCCCTGGATTCGGCTGTCCTGGTTTATCAGATCACGGAATCCGGGATCGCGCTCCGGGCGAATTTCAGCGCGTCGAAGTACTGGCTCGACAGCGATTTGAATACATATTGAAGAATGCAAAAATCCTGGTCGAAGAGTTGTGCGTAATCGTATTTCGGAAAAACGGAATGGAGGTATGACGTGAAAAAATCAGTCTGTATCTCCAGAAGGATAACCCCGGCCCCAACAAGGAATCGAACTGGCTGCCAGCTCCGGATGGGCCATTCATTCCCATGTTCCGTTTATACTGGCCGAAGGAGAATCCGCCTTCCGTTCTGGATGGCACCTGGTGGCCGCCGGTTATTAGTCGTGCGCAATAGTTGTTTGATAAGGTTGGTTTAGTTATTAAAACCGAAATGGAATGAAAAATAGCAGGAAAGAAATGGAAATGATTAGAGTGTATCGAATATAATAAACGAGGAGGAAGAGACAATGAAGATATCTTCAGTCCTTCTGACCACCGTGGCCTGCGTCGTGCTTGTGCTGCCCCGGATAGCTTCGGGACAGACGACTCCGGGAATCCCAGAGTCGATTACGACGCCCGACACGGTCGAGACAAGGATCGGTACGCTCGAGTTCAAGGACGGCGCGCCGAGCGCGGAAACCGCGCAGAAGGTCTACGACACCGTGGACTTTACCCGCGCCTTGAACGTGTTCAACAACAGCTTCCGGGGCGCATCTGCTTACGCGATCCGGGAAGGCTTCCTCAGCATCGGTGCGCAAGACAACATGGTCGTTGTCTTTTCCGAACTGCTGGATTCGAACTCGCTGTTCCTGACGGGCAACGCCGACACGGTCTATTACATTGCATTCGTCGACCTGACGAAAGGGCCGATGGTGGTCGAACAGCCACCGCTGGGGCTTGGCACCATCAACGACATGTGGTTTTCGTGGATTATCGACGTCGGTTTTCCCGGCCCCGATCGAGGCCGCGGTGGAAAATACCTGCTCGTGCCGCCAGGCTACGACGGGCCGCTCCCTGAAGGCGGCTTTTACATCGCGCGGTCGAGCACGAACCGGGCTCTGTATGCTGTTCGCGCATTCCTTACTGATAACGATCCCAAGCCGACCGTCGATAACATCAAGAAGAACCTCAAGATCTATCCGTACACACCTGGCGGCTATGGCACGAGCATAGCCACGGCGCTTGAAGGCGAGGTCGAGCTTGCGGCCAATCCGCCTGTCCCGGAGACGAAGTTCGTCGAGGCGAGCGGGAAAGCCTTTAACACGATTCCTCCCAACGATTACTCGTTCTTCGAGATGATCAACGCCAACGTCCAGCAGGAGCCGGCTGACAGCTATGATGTGGAGCTCGCGGGGCAAATGGCCGCCATCGGCATCGTGAAAGGCAAGGAGTTCAAGCCTGATGAACGGATGAAGAAGATTCTCACCGACGCAGCCGCGGTGGGGAATGCTTTCGGACGGGTGCTCAACTGGCGTTTCAGCGAGGTGCATCCCGATTGGGCCTACTATCCCAACTCGCAGTGGGGCACCATGCTGTGGCAAGGCGGTGCCTTCTTCGAAACGCCGCCGCCGCTCTTCGAAGACGGCATGTTCAAGCCATTCCCGCCGACCGGCGCACGCACGCTCGATTCGCGGACGGCGTTTTACTATGCCTATACCCTGGACTCCCCGGGTATGATCATGCGGATCCCGGACGTCGGCTCCCAATATCTCATGACATTCCTGGACGGGGGGAAGAATCCCTTCGACGGCGCCAAGACGTACAAGGTAACACTGCCGAAGGACATTCCCGCGGCCAAATTCTGGTCGCTCACGGTATACGACAGCCAGACCCGCTCGATGCTGCAGACGCCGCAGAAATATCCGCGCGCCGGCAGTCAGAGCTATCCGTCACCTGCCGCCGAGCCAAGCAAGGACGGCTCGACGACGATCTACTTCAGTTCTGAACAGCCCGAGGGGGTCAAGCCCGGCAACTGGATCCAGACCATGCCCGGCAAGGATTGGTTCGTGATTCTGCGTCTCTACAGCCCGCTCGAACCCTTCTTTACAAAGAAGTGGAGGCCGACTGAGATCGAGCTTGTTAAGTGAGTGAGGAAATATGTCGAATGCTACATCGATTTTGTTCCTGGCCGTTCTCGTAATTGTATCGGTGACGCTGTACTTCCAGAACGAGTCGCCCGGCCCCGACAAGGAATCGAACTGGCTGCCCGCTCCGAAAGGCGATTTCATAGCGATGCTGCGCATGTACTGGCCGAAGCCCGGGGATCCATCGATCCTTAACGGAACCTGGACGCCGCCGGCGGTGGAAAAAGTGAATTAGTCGTTTTTGAGTTAGGTGCCGATGCGGCGGCACAGGGCTGAAAATGACAGATTAAACAAAGAATTATAAGGAGAGCATTGAAAAACTGTGGTTCTTTGTTATTAGAGCGTGGTCTAGGTGCGGGGTGGCAATAACTGCTCTATGTCTTGATTTTTTGTTATTGCAAAAGTCAGAGAATCAACAATCCGGAGGATATAATGAAAATTCAATCGAGGATTGCAGGGTTTGCAGTAATTACTTTTTTATGTGTTTTATGTGTCTTGATTCTGGCGGCATCTCTTCGGGCGGCGGCCGATGAGGTAACCGGCACTCTTGGCTCGCCCGATGCTACGATGACGATCGGCGGTAAGGTATTGCCGGCCCCCGAGCTTCCGTTCGGCGGGGTTATCAAGGACGACGCGCTGCAGTCGACCCCGTGGTGGGCGCCGCGAATCACACCGCCCGAGGGTGCGCCGAATGTTCTCTTGATAATAACCGACGACGCCGGATTCGGCGTGCCGAGCACATTCGGCGGAGTCATTCCAACGCCTACGATGGACGGGGTCGCAAGTGAAGGCCTCCGTTATAACCGTGTCTTCTCTACAGCACTGTGCTCGCCGACGCGCGCCGCGCTCATCACCGGGCGCAATCACCACTCGGCGGGATTCGGCGTTATATCCGAGCAGTCCACCGGATTCCCCGGCTATAACAGCATCATAGAACCGGACAAGGCCACGATTGGGCGCGTCCTGCTCGACAACGGTTACGCCACGTCGTGGTTCGGCAAGGACCACAACACGCCGGCCTTCGCGGCCAGCCAGGTGGGGCCGTTCGACCAGTGGCCTACCGGAATGGGCTTCGAATACTTCTACGGCTTTGTCGGCGGGGACGCCAACCAGTGGGAGCCGAATCTATTCCGAAACACGACGCAAATTTATCCTTTCAAGGGACAGGAAGGGTCGTGGAACCTCGTCACGGCAATGGCCGATGACGCCATCGACTGGATGACGCGCATGCACCAGACCGACCCCTCGAAGCCTCTCTTCATAAAGTACGCCCCGGGCGCCACACACGCGCCTCACCACCCGACACGGGAGTGGATAGACAAGATCCACGAGATGCATCTTTTCGACGAC
This window harbors:
- a CDS encoding DUF1134 domain-containing protein, producing the protein MKISKALILAVVVCLAYAGSALADNVPSGTISIDETQFGLIIGGSEGSGILNYQGSEYIFKTSGIKVGGVGVAKISAAGEVYNLSNLGQFPGTYVAGDYGIALGGGAGGVVLKNENGVLLKLHSTMEGVDLSAGVSGVTIKLEAAVPPADED
- a CDS encoding DUF6515 family protein, which codes for MLERSSYRNHLKTAVTFLIVLLLACTSSVLFADPALARFGGGGFRGGGGGGFSGGGFGGGGYSGPRFREGFFRSRGFGSINASDHSFGGAGNWNGSMENADRSGNFSANRQSFQSGDGSMSQRQQQRQSSIQSTTGENQQQRQDWSSQNQQSRQDWSGQNQQDRQNTWNNTYNHNYYNDHWNNYWYGGDYYHGWSGYYSGLALGAAAGVAVGAAIASVPPSSTTVYVQGNPFYYSGGVYYMPQGSQYVVVPPPMGAVITTLPSSCTAIYSGETAYYNCGGAYYSQVSQGYQVISPPIGATVNTLPNGAVSETVNGVTYYSFGGAYYQPYYSGGSVIYRIVPNPKQ
- a CDS encoding helix-turn-helix domain-containing protein, which codes for MPDAGCLNRIETAELEELALHIKHADIELIQIRPTQSSSSLIRLSLDNINLQIGSYGSGCISNATSDRERYGLLYKIDRETPTKCNGHQLDNRKFLVYGNNTEHFAFNEGPCTWSYITISPSYFEECILDPIKGKLKTSTGAASCLTCGNLLSIDSFRATVREIARLAEGNAPLFENRDIRKGIEHSVLEIQLAVLSRTLDAPAARNKRGSISHEFIIKRSIDFLKANSYEPLHLLDLCSALGVKMRTLYYAFQEFYGISPIKYLRLVRYAGVRRDLINADPKRTTVTEIAVRWHFWHFGRFSVEYKSLYDESPSATLSKAGPR
- a CDS encoding DUF2147 domain-containing protein; the protein is MKILFGFSAAALILAFVLIGGPATASAQDITSDSLVGKWKDPDEGAVVQIENKGGYYEGAIVEDAQHPDGVSTKIFKDLVYDSEKGIWKGQVYSVKKKKDYDVEIKMTDNASFTMKVKAGIVSKTIVWSRVQ
- a CDS encoding thiamine pyrophosphate-binding protein; this encodes MSKQVKVGEYLINKLYERGVRHVFGVPGDYALGFFKELEKSRLELINTSDEQGAGFAADAYARVKGLGVVCITYGVGGLKVANTTAQAFAEKSPVVVISGAPGLKERTKNPLLHHKVREFDTQYKVFRELTMDSALIDDPETAAPEIDRVLDSAVKYKRPVYIEIPRDMVSLPVKPYKARRPEAAGSETETLEEAIGEVVAIINKSRKPVIIAGVEIHRFGLQDRLLELLGKTNIPLATTILGKSVISETHPLCMGVYEGAMGREAVRQYVESSDCMILLGTFMTDVNLGIYTANIDRAHSICATSEGIAIRHHAYEEVSIHDFMDGLLKGGIKRRKNARIPNPPLPKRPKPVKGKKISVSYLFKTLNSCLGEKTVVIADPGDAMLGALDMVIQMETEFLCPAYYCSLGFAVPASLGVQMARPDLRPLVLVGDGAFQMTGMELSTIARFGQNPIVVVFNNEGYGTERPMLDGTFNDIHPWRHSRIPGVLNKGVGFDVHTEDELQEALATAIKDTKNFYILDVHLDKADRSEAHKRLTTALSERVR
- a CDS encoding cupin domain-containing protein; protein product: MSQEKKPAAIDAHDAPLRIKPTNYPEPFASRMAGREKRPLGDLFGITNFGVNLTRLKPGAMSSIRHCHSKQDEFIYVLGGAPTLHTDEGRTVLSPGMCAGFEAGDGNGHHLVNETGEDVFYLEIGDRAPGDEVRYPDDDLQALLVEGKWKFVHKDGTAY
- a CDS encoding DUF2092 domain-containing protein, with the protein product MNLKKAAVFYFVLAFLLTAPTAFSQDSPGAPGSPSSPVIDPKVRELLQKMGDVIKNSKQFSFHAEILYDDILPSGQKIQFAAAQDMDVKRPDKVFTKYQSDVESREFWYDGKSFTLLDLTKNLYSTVKAEPTIDGTLQEIINKYGYTPALSDFLYSDPYKTLMENVLSGFYVGPGDVNGTECYHLAFVEKYIDWQIWIEAGDKPLVRKVVITYKTVPESPQYTAVFSDWKFNKSLADSFFEPKIPEGAKEIDMVILKNVSIKGGR
- a CDS encoding DUF1254 domain-containing protein gives rise to the protein MKISSVLLTTVACVVLVLPRIASGQTTPGIPESITTPDTVETRIGTLEFKDGAPSAETAQKVYDTVDFTRALNVFNNSFRGASAYAIREGFLSIGAQDNMVVVFSELLDSNSLFLTGNADTVYYIAFVDLTKGPMVVEQPPLGLGTINDMWFSWIIDVGFPGPDRGRGGKYLLVPPGYDGPLPEGGFYIARSSTNRALYAVRAFLTDNDPKPTVDNIKKNLKIYPYTPGGYGTSIATALEGEVELAANPPVPETKFVEASGKAFNTIPPNDYSFFEMINANVQQEPADSYDVELAGQMAAIGIVKGKEFKPDERMKKILTDAAAVGNAFGRVLNWRFSEVHPDWAYYPNSQWGTMLWQGGAFFETPPPLFEDGMFKPFPPTGARTLDSRTAFYYAYTLDSPGMIMRIPDVGSQYLMTFLDGGKNPFDGAKTYKVTLPKDIPAAKFWSLTVYDSQTRSMLQTPQKYPRAGSQSYPSPAAEPSKDGSTTIYFSSEQPEGVKPGNWIQTMPGKDWFVILRLYSPLEPFFTKKWRPTEIELVK